Proteins from one Salmonella bongori NCTC 12419 genomic window:
- the nhaA gene encoding Na+/H+ antiporter NhaA, which translates to MKHLHRFFSSDASGGIILIIAAALAMLMANMGATSGWYHHFLETPVQLRVGALEINKNMLLWINDALMAVFFLLIGLEVKRELMQGSLASLRQAAFPVIAAIGGMIVPALLYLAFNYADPVTREGWAIPAATDIAFALGVLALLGSRVPLALKIFLMALAIIDDLGAIIIIALFYTSDLSMASLGVAAFAIAVLALLNLCGVRRTGVYILVGAVLWTAVLKSGVHATLAGVIVGFFIPLKEKHGRSPAKRLEHVLHPWVAYLILPLFAFANAGVSLQGVTIEGLTSMLPLGIIAGLLIGKPLGISLFCWLALRLKLAHLPQGTTYQQIMAVGILCGIGFTMSIFIASLAFGSVDPELINWAKLGILIGSLLSAVVGYSWLRARLNAPA; encoded by the coding sequence GTGAAACATCTGCACCGATTTTTTAGCAGCGATGCCTCTGGGGGCATCATTCTCATCATCGCCGCTGCGCTGGCTATGCTGATGGCCAATATGGGCGCGACCAGTGGATGGTATCATCATTTTCTGGAGACGCCGGTTCAGTTACGGGTTGGGGCGCTTGAGATCAACAAAAACATGCTGTTGTGGATCAACGATGCCTTAATGGCGGTGTTTTTCCTGTTGATTGGTCTGGAAGTTAAGCGCGAACTGATGCAGGGCTCATTAGCCAGTCTGCGCCAGGCCGCCTTCCCGGTGATTGCCGCCATCGGCGGGATGATTGTACCCGCATTGCTCTATCTGGCCTTTAACTATGCCGATCCGGTCACTCGCGAGGGCTGGGCTATCCCTGCCGCGACGGATATCGCCTTTGCTCTGGGCGTACTGGCGCTGTTGGGTAGCCGTGTTCCGCTGGCGTTGAAAATTTTCCTGATGGCGCTGGCGATTATCGATGATCTGGGTGCCATCATTATTATCGCGCTGTTTTATACCAGCGATCTTTCAATGGCTTCGTTAGGCGTAGCGGCGTTTGCTATCGCTGTGCTGGCGTTATTGAACCTGTGTGGCGTCAGACGGACGGGCGTGTATATTCTGGTTGGCGCGGTGCTGTGGACGGCGGTCCTGAAGTCCGGCGTTCACGCGACGCTGGCAGGCGTTATTGTCGGCTTCTTCATTCCGTTGAAAGAAAAACATGGCCGTTCGCCAGCGAAGCGTCTGGAGCACGTTCTGCACCCGTGGGTGGCGTACCTAATCCTGCCGCTGTTCGCTTTTGCGAATGCTGGCGTTTCGCTTCAGGGGGTCACAATTGAGGGGCTAACCTCAATGCTACCGCTGGGGATTATTGCCGGTCTGCTGATTGGTAAGCCGCTGGGAATTAGCCTGTTTTGCTGGCTGGCGCTGCGTCTGAAACTGGCGCATCTGCCGCAGGGGACCACGTATCAGCAAATTATGGCGGTCGGTATTTTGTGCGGGATTGGCTTTACGATGTCGATCTTCATTGCCAGTCTGGCGTTTGGCAGCGTCGATCCGGAGCTTATTAACTGGGCGAAATTGGGCATTTTGATTGGCTCATTGCTCTCTGCCGTGGTGGGGTATAGCTGGTTACGTGCGCGTTTAAACGCGCCGGCATAA
- a CDS encoding anaerobic sulfatase maturase, producing MQRKSCQVMIKPTGSVCNLDCKYCFYLEKEMLYPDRKSHYKMTEETLALFVQQHIAAQDVDEVIFAWQGGEPTLMGLPFYRQAVALQQRYANGKAIVNTFQTNGILIDDEWAKFFRAHDFLVGISIDGDAALHDEWRVTRAGQPTHHKVEQAIKCLVKHSVEFNTLTVVSQSNMLHPQRVYAYLKSIGSRYMQFIPLVERAANKDGMLAHPQDEQTAVTPWSVDGLQFGKFLNAIFDIWIREDIGDIGIQLFEQTLAAWCGLPPQVCVFAPVCGSAFAMEMNGDVYNCDHFVYPQYKLGNINDTPLRQMNNSAQNQQFGLDKSRAMAQECHTCPWQFACYGGCPKHRFLPSACGPMKQNYLCAGYQCFFSHTAPMMKAMKTLYENNLSPAEIRSVFFK from the coding sequence ATGCAACGGAAAAGCTGTCAGGTAATGATCAAACCGACCGGGTCAGTGTGTAATCTTGATTGTAAATATTGCTTCTATCTGGAAAAAGAAATGCTCTATCCCGATAGAAAAAGCCATTACAAGATGACGGAAGAAACGCTGGCGTTGTTTGTACAACAGCATATTGCGGCGCAGGATGTGGATGAGGTGATTTTTGCGTGGCAGGGTGGGGAACCGACGTTGATGGGGCTGCCATTTTACCGCCAGGCGGTAGCGCTTCAGCAACGCTATGCTAATGGAAAAGCCATCGTTAATACTTTTCAGACCAATGGCATTCTGATTGATGATGAATGGGCGAAATTTTTCAGGGCGCATGACTTTCTGGTTGGCATTTCTATTGATGGCGATGCGGCGCTACACGATGAATGGCGGGTAACTCGCGCAGGGCAACCAACCCATCATAAAGTTGAACAGGCGATAAAATGCCTGGTAAAGCATAGCGTTGAATTTAATACGCTCACGGTGGTGAGTCAGAGCAATATGCTGCATCCGCAGCGAGTTTATGCGTATCTGAAATCTATCGGCAGCCGCTATATGCAGTTTATTCCGCTAGTGGAAAGGGCGGCAAATAAAGACGGAATGCTGGCGCATCCGCAGGACGAACAAACTGCAGTGACTCCCTGGTCGGTGGACGGATTACAGTTTGGAAAGTTCCTGAATGCCATTTTTGATATCTGGATCCGCGAAGATATCGGCGATATCGGTATTCAACTCTTTGAACAAACGCTGGCGGCATGGTGTGGACTCCCCCCTCAAGTTTGCGTTTTTGCGCCCGTTTGCGGTAGCGCTTTTGCAATGGAAATGAACGGCGATGTGTATAACTGCGATCATTTCGTTTACCCGCAATATAAGCTCGGCAATATTAACGACACGCCACTGCGTCAGATGAATAATAGCGCGCAAAACCAGCAGTTTGGTCTCGATAAAAGCCGCGCGATGGCGCAGGAATGCCATACCTGCCCGTGGCAATTCGCCTGTTATGGCGGCTGCCCTAAACACCGCTTTTTGCCTTCGGCTTGCGGACCGATGAAGCAAAATTATCTTTGTGCCGGCTATCAGTGCTTTTTCTCTCATACCGCGCCGATGATGAAAGCGATGAAAACCCTTTACGAAAATAATCTGTCACCGGCGGAGATCCGGTCTGTTTTTTTTAAGTAA
- a CDS encoding aryl-sulfate sulfotransferase gives MGSFKHQKNTLPAPRPAVNQGIDKQNAVVLNHTAIYEHSLSQIAESNTVQNALIILNPFTTAPLSAWAGIWSAGTRRLTLRIEDVAQTALPVVQNVTLAAGANLLPVLGLVADTDNRLTIQEDGVALASYIITTQPLPATDSAEVQLGFPVISVTQPATEAGKMAPGCYFITHFDRYNYALDQNGTVRWYVTQDFPSYNLVRLDNGHFLATSEAKNTYLDMYEFDMMGRLHTFYVLDNQFHHSIWQWDSSTIVAPSEYTAGRPDNLNTNEDGVSVVDLSTGLETAYYDLAMVLDVTRPSRPSGTAPGEDPDVQDWLHINQSYVNDTNNLLVASGRHQSAVFGVDLETQALRFILSTHDAWSQTYQPYLLTPVDAEGNPLYDFSRQEDIDAANRDFWTWGQHNVVEIANGKPGIVEFMVFDNGNFRSRDDSKSLLPPDNFSRIVHFVIDLNTMTVTRPFEYGKELGARGYSSCVSAKEIQANGNIVVHFADCTFDENGRAISCQPGDSDMVDPQEGTQAMGNLILQEIDPTSKTVLFEAMMTSGYYKNEARNGEGYRYDITSFRVYKMDLYA, from the coding sequence ATGGGTTCGTTCAAACATCAAAAGAATACACTTCCTGCTCCACGTCCTGCCGTCAATCAGGGGATTGATAAGCAAAATGCAGTGGTGCTCAACCATACGGCGATTTATGAGCACAGCCTCAGCCAGATTGCAGAAAGTAACACTGTACAAAATGCGCTGATTATTCTTAATCCGTTTACGACCGCGCCATTGAGCGCCTGGGCCGGTATCTGGAGTGCTGGCACCCGACGTCTGACGTTACGCATCGAGGACGTCGCGCAAACCGCCCTGCCGGTAGTACAGAATGTGACCCTGGCGGCTGGGGCAAACCTGTTACCGGTACTGGGGCTGGTGGCTGATACCGACAACCGCCTTACGATTCAGGAAGACGGCGTGGCGCTGGCAAGCTACATCATTACCACCCAGCCTCTGCCAGCCACCGATTCCGCCGAGGTACAGTTGGGGTTTCCTGTCATTAGCGTGACGCAACCGGCGACGGAGGCCGGGAAGATGGCGCCGGGCTGCTACTTTATTACCCACTTTGACCGCTATAACTACGCGCTGGACCAGAACGGTACGGTGCGCTGGTATGTTACCCAGGATTTTCCGTCCTACAATCTGGTGCGGCTCGACAACGGCCATTTTCTTGCCACCTCTGAAGCGAAAAATACCTATCTTGATATGTACGAATTCGACATGATGGGGCGGCTACATACTTTTTACGTCCTGGATAACCAGTTCCACCATTCTATCTGGCAGTGGGACAGCAGTACGATTGTCGCGCCGTCTGAATACACCGCCGGTCGACCTGACAATCTTAACACCAACGAGGATGGCGTTTCGGTGGTTGACCTCTCTACGGGGCTGGAAACCGCGTATTACGATCTGGCCATGGTGCTGGATGTCACCCGTCCATCGCGTCCTTCCGGCACCGCGCCGGGCGAAGATCCTGACGTTCAGGACTGGCTACACATTAACCAGAGTTATGTGAATGACACCAACAATCTGCTGGTGGCTTCCGGTCGTCATCAAAGCGCCGTTTTTGGCGTCGATCTGGAAACGCAGGCGTTGCGCTTTATTTTATCCACTCATGACGCCTGGTCGCAGACATATCAGCCTTATTTACTGACCCCCGTCGACGCAGAAGGGAATCCGCTCTATGACTTCAGCAGGCAGGAAGATATTGATGCCGCCAATCGCGATTTCTGGACCTGGGGTCAGCACAATGTGGTGGAAATCGCCAATGGTAAGCCGGGAATTGTTGAATTTATGGTCTTCGACAACGGTAACTTCCGCTCGCGCGATGACAGTAAAAGCCTGTTGCCACCGGATAACTTCAGCCGGATTGTGCACTTCGTTATCGATTTGAACACTATGACGGTAACCCGACCGTTTGAATACGGTAAAGAGCTTGGCGCGCGCGGCTACAGCAGTTGCGTTAGTGCTAAGGAAATTCAGGCTAACGGTAATATCGTGGTGCACTTTGCGGACTGTACGTTTGATGAAAACGGACGCGCCATTTCCTGCCAGCCTGGCGACAGTGATATGGTTGACCCGCAGGAAGGCACTCAGGCGATGGGCAATCTGATCCTGCAAGAGATTGACCCGACAAGCAAAACGGTGCTGTTTGAAGCCATGATGACGTCGGGCTACTATAAAAATGAAGCGCGCAACGGTGAAGGTTATCGTTACGATATCACCAGTTTCCGGGTGTATAAGATGGATTTGTACGCCTGA
- a CDS encoding IS1/IS1595 family N-terminal zinc-binding domain-containing protein, with amino-acid sequence MFANINVDCCKTPGCKNLGVLNSPDYVRQGKDVLCRECGFLFPVISAGALNLFRHTVNRGWKGLVKQCPACGSTSLKKYGFSTQGEHRMACSQCRKTFIVPEKAKSDRRQDELATLIEEGTSLAGIRSQLKLDSTGLNRALFKLSRHANLAERCQQFPAFDIALSTRAFRVNYNGGDSSLYVLVTAEEQSGRVVAISSNYSAQPLDKAWQYQSYYEERLPPGTLAHMVQRKEAITARRETLFDIDYGPALLYKNDPGMIVKPVLPAYRHFELVRILTDDRSLNVQHYLDHECFILGGCMMANMPHVHQGRCHISFVKERGTTPPQKDIPPRLFLSGGIRNNVWRTFSTRDYAMAVCNLTGNKKITQQRHATLQGATAFINYLYAHPFLAQLNRLSPANVTATLDYLKYEYNQSRKAG; translated from the coding sequence ATGTTTGCCAATATTAATGTGGACTGTTGTAAAACGCCGGGATGTAAAAATCTGGGCGTGTTGAACAGTCCGGATTATGTCCGCCAGGGAAAAGATGTTCTTTGTCGGGAATGTGGTTTCCTGTTTCCTGTTATTTCCGCCGGGGCGCTAAATCTTTTTCGCCACACGGTAAACCGGGGATGGAAAGGTCTGGTCAAACAGTGTCCTGCCTGTGGCAGCACCTCATTAAAGAAATACGGCTTCTCGACCCAGGGTGAACACCGCATGGCGTGTAGTCAGTGTCGGAAAACGTTTATCGTCCCCGAAAAAGCAAAAAGCGATCGCCGACAGGACGAGCTGGCAACCCTGATTGAAGAAGGAACGTCGCTTGCCGGGATCCGCTCACAGCTGAAATTAGACAGCACAGGCCTTAACCGGGCGCTGTTTAAACTATCCCGTCATGCGAACCTTGCCGAGCGATGCCAGCAGTTTCCGGCCTTCGATATCGCACTCAGCACCCGCGCTTTTCGGGTGAACTATAACGGTGGAGACAGCAGCCTGTATGTTCTGGTGACGGCAGAAGAACAAAGCGGAAGGGTGGTGGCGATTTCGTCAAATTATTCAGCACAGCCGCTGGATAAAGCCTGGCAGTATCAGTCGTATTATGAAGAACGGCTACCTCCGGGAACGCTGGCGCATATGGTGCAACGTAAGGAAGCGATTACCGCGCGCCGCGAAACATTATTTGATATCGATTACGGTCCGGCCTTGTTATATAAGAATGACCCCGGAATGATCGTAAAGCCAGTGTTGCCTGCCTACCGCCATTTTGAACTGGTGCGGATACTGACGGACGATCGCTCCTTAAACGTTCAGCATTACCTCGATCATGAATGCTTTATTCTGGGGGGATGCATGATGGCGAATATGCCGCATGTCCATCAGGGCCGTTGCCATATTTCGTTTGTCAAAGAACGCGGTACGACGCCGCCGCAAAAAGATATTCCGCCACGCCTGTTTTTAAGCGGCGGTATCCGTAACAATGTCTGGCGTACTTTTTCTACCCGCGATTATGCTATGGCGGTGTGTAATCTCACCGGTAATAAAAAAATTACCCAGCAACGTCATGCTACGTTACAAGGCGCGACGGCGTTCATTAATTATCTGTATGCGCATCCTTTTTTGGCGCAGCTTAATCGTCTGTCACCGGCAAATGTGACGGCAACGCTGGATTACCTGAAGTATGAATATAATCAATCCCGTAAGGCCGGATAA
- a CDS encoding DUF2575 family protein, whose protein sequence is MWRRSLRSDGAGFYQLGACEYSFSMIKIALIAVLWGRICRMAMKTIFFMFYQGNRWLTLTAVQGILLRFSLF, encoded by the coding sequence ATGTGGCGACGCTCGTTACGTAGTGATGGCGCAGGATTCTATCAGCTTGGGGCCTGTGAATACAGCTTTTCCATGATAAAAATTGCATTAATCGCTGTGCTTTGGGGCCGGATTTGTCGCATGGCGATGAAAACCATCTTCTTTATGTTTTATCAGGGCAATCGCTGGTTAACCTTGACCGCTGTACAAGGTATACTCTTGCGATTTTCACTGTTTTGA
- the nhaR gene encoding transcriptional activator NhaR produces the protein MSMSHINYNHLYYFWHVYKEGSVVGAAEALFLTPQTITGQIKALEERLQGKLFKRKGRGLEPSELGELVFRYADKMFTLSQEMLDIVNYRKESNLLFDVGVADALSKRLVSSVLDAAVVEDEPIHLRCFESTHEMLLEQLSQHKLDMIISDCPIDSTQQEGLFSVKIGECSVSFWCTNPLPEKAFPACLEERRLLVPGRRSMLGRKLLNWFNSQGLQVEILGEFDDAALMKAFGATHNAIFVAPSLYSLDFYADESVIEIGRVENVMEEYHAIFAERMIQHPAVQRICNADYTALFTPVSK, from the coding sequence ATGAGCATGTCTCATATTAACTACAACCACCTTTACTACTTCTGGCATGTTTATAAAGAGGGTTCCGTTGTGGGCGCTGCAGAGGCGCTTTTTTTGACGCCGCAAACCATTACCGGCCAAATCAAAGCACTGGAAGAGCGTTTACAGGGAAAGCTATTCAAACGTAAGGGACGCGGCCTCGAACCCAGCGAACTGGGCGAACTGGTTTTTCGTTATGCGGATAAAATGTTTACGTTAAGCCAGGAGATGCTGGATATCGTCAACTACCGTAAAGAGTCGAACCTGCTGTTCGACGTCGGTGTTGCTGACGCTTTATCCAAACGTCTGGTCAGTAGCGTTCTGGATGCGGCGGTGGTGGAGGACGAACCTATTCACCTGCGCTGTTTTGAATCGACGCACGAAATGTTGCTCGAACAACTTAGCCAGCACAAGCTGGATATGATTATCTCTGATTGCCCGATAGACTCCACGCAGCAGGAGGGGCTCTTTTCGGTGAAAATCGGCGAATGCAGCGTCAGTTTCTGGTGTACGAATCCGCTTCCCGAAAAAGCGTTCCCGGCCTGCCTGGAAGAGCGGCGGTTGCTGGTGCCAGGGCGTCGCTCGATGCTGGGACGCAAGCTGTTGAACTGGTTTAATTCGCAGGGGTTACAGGTTGAGATTCTCGGCGAGTTTGACGATGCGGCGTTAATGAAGGCGTTTGGCGCGACGCATAATGCGATTTTCGTGGCGCCGAGCCTTTATTCACTGGATTTTTATGCTGACGAATCGGTCATAGAGATTGGGCGCGTTGAAAATGTCATGGAAGAATATCATGCGATTTTTGCCGAGAGAATGATTCAGCATCCGGCGGTACAGCGGATTTGTAATGCGGATTACACGGCATTGTTTACACCGGTAAGCAAATAG
- the ribF gene encoding bifunctional riboflavin kinase/FAD synthetase, giving the protein MKLIRGIHNLRQAPHGCVLTIGNFDGVHRGHRALLQGLQEEGRRRGLPVVVMIFEPQPLELFATDKAPARLTRLREKLHYLGQCGVDYVLCVRFDRRFAALTAQNFISDLLVDRLGVQFLAVGDDFRFGAGRAGDFLLLQKAGAEYGFAVSSTQTFCEGGVRISSTAVRQALAQDNLALAESLLGHPFTISGRVVHGDELGRTIGFPTANLPLRRQVSPVKGVYAVEVTGLGEKPLPGVANIGTRPTVAGVRQQLEVHLLDVVMDLYGRHIDVILRKKIRNEQRFASLDELKAQIVRDELTAREFFGLSKPA; this is encoded by the coding sequence ATGAAGCTGATACGCGGCATACATAATCTTAGGCAGGCCCCGCATGGGTGTGTGCTGACCATTGGTAATTTCGACGGCGTACATCGCGGCCATCGCGCCTTACTGCAGGGCTTGCAGGAGGAGGGGCGTAGACGCGGGCTGCCAGTGGTGGTCATGATTTTCGAACCGCAACCTCTGGAGCTGTTTGCAACGGATAAAGCGCCGGCTCGCCTGACGCGTCTGCGTGAAAAACTGCATTACCTTGGGCAGTGCGGCGTAGACTATGTGCTGTGCGTGAGGTTTGATCGTCGCTTTGCCGCGCTTACGGCGCAAAATTTTATCAGCGACCTGCTGGTGGATCGACTCGGCGTCCAGTTTCTTGCCGTTGGCGATGATTTCCGCTTTGGTGCTGGCCGTGCGGGCGATTTCTTGTTATTACAGAAGGCGGGAGCGGAGTATGGTTTTGCTGTATCCAGCACCCAAACCTTTTGCGAAGGTGGTGTGCGTATCAGTAGTACCGCAGTGAGACAAGCGCTGGCGCAAGATAATCTGGCGCTTGCCGAAAGCCTGCTGGGACATCCCTTTACTATCTCCGGGCGTGTCGTTCATGGCGATGAATTGGGACGCACCATTGGCTTTCCGACGGCGAACTTACCGCTACGCCGCCAGGTTTCCCCAGTGAAAGGGGTCTATGCGGTGGAAGTGACCGGGCTTGGCGAGAAGCCGTTACCCGGCGTGGCAAACATTGGCACCCGTCCTACGGTGGCGGGTGTACGTCAACAGTTAGAAGTGCATTTGCTGGACGTTGTAATGGACCTTTATGGTCGCCATATAGATGTCATTCTGCGTAAAAAAATACGCAATGAGCAGCGATTCGCTTCGCTTGATGAGTTAAAAGCGCAGATTGTGCGTGATGAATTAACGGCCCGCGAGTTTTTTGGGCTATCAAAACC
- the rpsT gene encoding 30S ribosomal protein S20, producing the protein MANIKSAKKRAVQSEKARKHNASRRSMMRTFIKKVYAAIEAGDKAAALKAFNEMQPIVDRQAAKGLIHKNKAARHKANLTAQINKLA; encoded by the coding sequence TTGGCTAATATCAAATCAGCTAAGAAGCGCGCCGTTCAGTCTGAAAAGGCTCGTAAGCACAACGCAAGCCGTCGCTCTATGATGCGTACTTTCATCAAGAAAGTATACGCAGCTATCGAAGCTGGCGACAAAGCTGCTGCACTGAAAGCATTTAACGAAATGCAACCGATCGTGGACCGTCAGGCTGCTAAAGGTCTGATCCACAAAAACAAAGCTGCACGTCATAAGGCTAACCTGACTGCACAGATCAACAAACTGGCTTAA